A DNA window from Paenibacillus sp. HWE-109 contains the following coding sequences:
- a CDS encoding amidohydrolase, whose product MLNASYWLTNVRLEQGYVKEDGQVAGTKTGLFHIRIEDGSVAEVIGMETETELRSHLPKYDCNALLLLPSFEEAHIHLDKTYLDAPWKAVKPVSSIFERIEEEKVLLPKLLPMAKQQAESILTLIQRFGATHVRSHCNIEPVSGLRRLEATKQALDTFSGKISSEIVAFPQHGLLRSDSVQLVKQSLAEGVTHVGGVDPYTVDGDIEKSLQTMVELAVLHHAGIDLHLHDGNEAGKQTLTRLADLTEEAGLQGKVTVSHAFWFASAPKQEAEELASRMAALGMSIASTVPIGRTTMPLPMLHKQGVKVKLATDSLTDHWSPFGNGDQLEKAGRFAELYGYNDERSLSQSLGFITGGITPLNSEGEQVWPKAGDAASFVLVHASCSAEAVARRAERRAVWYQGRLVSGSV is encoded by the coding sequence ATGTTAAATGCTTCTTATTGGCTAACGAACGTAAGATTAGAACAAGGCTATGTTAAGGAAGATGGGCAAGTGGCTGGGACGAAAACAGGGCTTTTTCATATCCGAATTGAGGACGGTTCTGTTGCTGAAGTGATTGGAATGGAAACGGAAACGGAACTGCGGAGTCATCTGCCCAAATACGACTGCAACGCGCTGTTGTTGCTTCCTTCTTTCGAGGAGGCCCATATTCATTTGGATAAAACGTATCTCGATGCCCCGTGGAAAGCAGTAAAGCCTGTTTCCAGCATTTTCGAACGGATTGAGGAAGAGAAAGTATTACTGCCTAAACTTTTGCCCATGGCGAAGCAGCAAGCGGAAAGCATTCTGACGCTCATCCAGAGATTTGGCGCGACACATGTTCGGAGCCATTGCAATATCGAGCCTGTCAGCGGACTTCGACGATTAGAGGCAACCAAGCAAGCGCTGGATACATTCTCTGGCAAAATTTCTTCTGAAATTGTAGCTTTTCCGCAGCATGGACTGCTTCGATCGGATTCGGTGCAGTTGGTCAAGCAATCTTTGGCAGAGGGAGTCACGCATGTTGGCGGGGTAGATCCATATACGGTGGACGGGGACATTGAGAAATCGCTGCAGACCATGGTCGAGTTGGCTGTTCTTCATCACGCTGGCATAGACCTTCACTTGCATGATGGAAACGAAGCGGGTAAGCAAACGCTGACGCGACTAGCTGATTTGACCGAAGAAGCTGGATTGCAGGGAAAAGTTACCGTAAGCCATGCCTTCTGGTTCGCGAGTGCTCCCAAGCAAGAAGCAGAAGAGCTAGCTAGCCGGATGGCTGCGCTCGGCATGTCCATTGCATCGACGGTGCCCATTGGAAGAACCACGATGCCACTGCCCATGCTGCATAAGCAAGGCGTCAAAGTGAAATTAGCCACAGACAGCCTGACGGATCACTGGTCTCCGTTCGGAAATGGCGATCAACTGGAGAAAGCCGGGCGGTTCGCAGAATTGTATGGATACAATGATGAAAGGTCATTATCACAGTCTCTGGGGTTCATCACAGGCGGGATAACACCGCTTAATTCAGAAGGCGAGCAAGTGTGGCCAAAGGCGGGCGATGCGGCAAGCTTTGTATTGGTGCATGCCAGCTGCTCCGCAGAAGCAGTGGCGCGAAGAGCTGAGCGTCGAGCGGTTTGGTATCAAGGCCGACTGGTGAGCGGTTCGGTTTAG